Proteins found in one Oribacterium sp. oral taxon 102 genomic segment:
- a CDS encoding Ig-like domain-containing protein, translated as MQKSGKRKRGLAWLTAMLLIVGMTAQNPTLVQAETGVPAQSVGPQEAGQEAPRPAEEAPENAAEEEKAAEGQEVPSAENENSAPAEGQAVPELEQIEGTVEKQEQPGEQNPVPQGAETAASGEEGAETPSLPEEGEASALLQGELSAETAELKLNTEELVGSAEQSGVRVHVRAPEQSFPEGTTLRIVPLGMQRTTELKEQIAEEGEEKLEAVGFDISFFDREGNKVQPADGKTVAVTFELAAESRLSESSEDATLSVYHIPEEGAPEALLTQDAPAEGEGTALSVEAVRFSPYVAVLRRAPGMPKKADINITKLELLKDDGKKTPIEAGSEIMATSGFYLSMNWKLAESEMVKEGDYFEVQIPEIINLTSEYTVKNFILNDPDGKKVADAVVTPGADGGGTIRATFTKDAEGKYNLQGNMYLYAFFYRKKIKEGEYNQISVTVNGTTWHLGGEENGGVIINTPPVPPKPTKKDILAKWSAPGKNGNVQWTLRINWEGQDLNDVVITDELQTENGEYLEDSFILQEVIHDDYGHDEEIKERIKASELKKMLKIADDRKSFRLELGDIGTKQYRLYYKTTLLSGKEQKNRAALTANDIQKETKNTYILKGAGGTGDGDLAKKIKLVKVDASKTETRLAGAEFRVEKKDDSSVSFSLTTDGNGEAVSGLLVSGIYIVKETKAPKGYKLADKEYELTVTAENGAIQTITNIPLRTISVEKRWEGGKGTEAVVHLLADDAETGKQITLNEGNSWKGVFEELDGCRADGTPIRYTLREDAITGYTAAITGDAESGFTVTNTKEPGRTPGGGGGGGGSKNPPPVDPTPPTPTTPPTPTTPPTVPETPETPPDPESGIVLGAGRRGASQPAGAESVLGAARRGAVKTADSSRIYIWGLLFSLASAALAAAYAFRKRRS; from the coding sequence ATGCAGAAATCCGGAAAGAGGAAGAGAGGGCTCGCATGGCTGACGGCAATGCTGCTCATTGTGGGAATGACAGCGCAGAATCCGACGCTCGTGCAGGCAGAGACGGGAGTTCCGGCGCAGAGCGTCGGGCCGCAGGAGGCGGGGCAGGAAGCGCCGCGCCCCGCGGAGGAGGCGCCGGAAAACGCCGCTGAAGAGGAGAAAGCCGCGGAGGGACAGGAGGTTCCGTCCGCGGAGAATGAGAATTCTGCTCCCGCAGAGGGGCAGGCCGTGCCGGAGCTGGAACAGATAGAGGGGACAGTCGAGAAGCAGGAGCAGCCCGGGGAGCAGAATCCGGTGCCGCAGGGAGCGGAAACAGCGGCATCCGGGGAAGAGGGAGCGGAAACGCCGTCACTTCCGGAGGAGGGTGAGGCTTCTGCCCTTTTACAGGGAGAGCTGTCGGCGGAAACGGCGGAGCTTAAGCTGAATACAGAGGAGCTCGTCGGAAGCGCGGAGCAGAGTGGAGTGCGCGTCCATGTACGTGCGCCTGAGCAGTCCTTCCCGGAGGGGACGACGCTCCGGATCGTGCCGCTGGGGATGCAGCGGACGACAGAGCTGAAGGAGCAGATTGCAGAAGAAGGGGAAGAAAAGCTGGAGGCAGTCGGCTTCGATATCAGCTTCTTCGACAGAGAGGGAAACAAGGTACAGCCCGCGGACGGGAAGACGGTAGCGGTTACCTTCGAGCTCGCAGCGGAATCCAGGCTGTCCGAGTCTTCGGAGGATGCGACGCTTTCCGTTTACCATATTCCGGAGGAGGGAGCGCCCGAGGCGCTTCTCACACAGGATGCGCCTGCAGAGGGCGAGGGTACAGCGCTGTCCGTGGAGGCGGTACGATTCTCTCCGTATGTAGCGGTGCTTCGGAGAGCGCCGGGGATGCCGAAGAAGGCGGACATCAATATTACAAAGCTTGAGCTGTTGAAAGATGATGGTAAAAAAACACCGATCGAAGCAGGCTCCGAGATTATGGCTACCAGCGGCTTTTATCTGAGCATGAACTGGAAGCTGGCAGAGAGCGAGATGGTGAAGGAGGGGGATTACTTCGAGGTTCAGATTCCTGAGATTATAAACCTTACCAGTGAGTATACTGTAAAAAATTTCATCCTCAATGATCCGGATGGGAAGAAGGTCGCGGATGCTGTGGTAACGCCGGGGGCAGACGGCGGCGGGACGATCCGTGCTACGTTCACGAAAGACGCAGAGGGAAAATACAATCTTCAGGGGAATATGTATCTGTATGCCTTTTTTTACCGAAAGAAGATTAAAGAAGGGGAATACAACCAGATCAGCGTTACGGTGAATGGAACGACATGGCATTTAGGAGGCGAAGAGAACGGCGGAGTTATTATCAATACACCTCCTGTGCCCCCTAAGCCGACTAAAAAAGATATACTGGCGAAATGGTCAGCGCCCGGTAAAAACGGCAATGTACAGTGGACACTGCGGATCAATTGGGAAGGGCAAGATCTGAATGACGTAGTGATTACGGATGAGCTGCAGACGGAAAATGGAGAATACCTGGAAGATAGCTTTATACTTCAGGAGGTGATACATGATGACTATGGGCACGATGAAGAAATAAAAGAACGAATAAAAGCTTCTGAATTGAAAAAGATGCTGAAGATTGCAGATGACAGGAAATCCTTTAGACTGGAGCTCGGGGACATCGGCACCAAGCAGTATCGGCTGTACTATAAAACGACCCTGCTCTCCGGGAAGGAGCAGAAAAACCGCGCTGCGTTGACTGCAAATGATATTCAGAAAGAAACAAAAAATACATATATTTTGAAGGGTGCCGGCGGAACCGGAGACGGAGATCTTGCGAAGAAGATCAAGCTGGTCAAGGTGGATGCTTCCAAGACGGAAACCAGGCTCGCAGGCGCAGAATTCCGGGTCGAGAAAAAGGATGATTCATCGGTTTCTTTTTCCTTGACCACAGATGGGAACGGAGAAGCGGTTTCCGGGCTGCTGGTGTCGGGCATCTATATCGTGAAGGAAACGAAAGCCCCCAAAGGCTATAAGCTGGCGGATAAGGAGTACGAGCTCACGGTGACAGCGGAGAATGGGGCGATCCAGACGATCACGAATATCCCGCTCCGGACGATTTCTGTCGAGAAGCGCTGGGAAGGAGGCAAGGGGACAGAGGCTGTCGTGCATCTTCTTGCAGACGATGCGGAAACCGGGAAGCAAATCACGCTCAACGAGGGCAACAGCTGGAAGGGCGTGTTCGAGGAGCTCGACGGCTGCAGAGCGGACGGTACCCCGATCCGCTATACCCTGAGAGAGGATGCGATCACCGGGTATACGGCTGCGATCACAGGTGACGCGGAGAGCGGCTTCACGGTAACGAATACGAAGGAGCCGGGGAGGACGCCCGGCGGGGGCGGCGGAGGCGGCGGCTCCAAGAACCCGCCTCCGGTAGATCCGACACCTCCGACCCCGACAACACCTCCGACCCCGACGACACCTCCGACCGTACCGGAGACCCCGGAAACCCCGCCGGATCCGGAATCGGGCATAGTGCTGGGAGCCGGGCGCAGAGGCGCTTCGCAGCCTGCCGGCGCAGAGAGTGTTCTCGGCGCAGCCCGCCGCGGAGCAGTCAAAACCGCGGACAGCAGCCGGATCTATATCTGGGGACTTCTCTTCAGCCTCGCATCCGCTGCGCTCGCTGCGGCATATGCGTTCCGCAAGAGGAGAAGCTAG
- a CDS encoding LCP family protein: protein MALDHNKGGRRPYSGMSESAGLPPQDTEKRYDRSAGGHAAQASAPEHAAKPRRVTAWNSEPSGTYSAFGSEQPRQASPDILRINSPQEGSAEVERERVRRTAKKKKSLRRILLIAVVELLTLVVIFCISFVVRYMNMTQDLGFDVQKVRNTNLDITKQQQMKGYWTVAVFGVDSRDGNLGKGALADVQIIVNIDMGSGEIKMASVYRDSYLNTGKRYAKINEAYSIGGPEGAVSALNRNLDLDIQNYATFNWKAVYDTVEMLGGVEADVTKGELKEINAYITETALEAGITKNPAAHYLKETGQQHLDGLQAVAYARLRHADTDFKRTERQRAIIQQLLDKAKKADLATLTSIINTVLPQISFNMDAGDILQLAKGVSRYTIVGSTGFPTDLKTQMMGKKGDCVIPTTLASNVTALHAFLFNDMNYNPSSAVWTYSQKIAEDSGNYKSSAEASAADKKAAADKESREAESAKKAAEEGGTESSKAHKESETDRFGNVIETTRKSGLPYETDADGNLIEGSRGAHETDRNGNLIDADGNIIRETTASGKNSTKESTAKETTKEAELTAADPANSQRESGRDRTPGTTEPETVAPRPGTSTTTTAAAPVSPGGSTAAAGANDGNGPGTIVE from the coding sequence ATGGCTTTAGATCATAACAAGGGGGGCAGACGCCCCTACAGCGGCATGTCGGAGTCTGCGGGGCTCCCGCCGCAGGATACAGAGAAGCGCTATGACCGTTCCGCCGGCGGGCATGCGGCGCAGGCGTCCGCTCCGGAGCATGCGGCGAAGCCGCGCCGTGTGACGGCATGGAACAGCGAGCCCTCCGGGACATATTCGGCTTTCGGCAGCGAACAGCCGCGGCAGGCGTCCCCTGATATCCTGCGGATCAATTCTCCGCAGGAGGGCAGCGCGGAGGTCGAGCGTGAGCGGGTGCGCAGGACGGCGAAGAAAAAGAAGAGCCTCCGCCGCATTCTTCTGATAGCAGTCGTAGAGCTCCTGACGCTGGTCGTCATTTTCTGTATCAGCTTCGTAGTGCGTTACATGAATATGACGCAGGATCTGGGCTTCGATGTGCAGAAGGTCAGAAATACCAATCTGGATATCACGAAGCAGCAGCAGATGAAGGGCTACTGGACGGTAGCGGTTTTCGGTGTCGATTCCCGTGACGGAAACCTCGGCAAGGGTGCGCTCGCGGACGTGCAGATCATCGTCAACATTGACATGGGAAGCGGCGAGATCAAGATGGCGTCTGTTTACCGGGACAGCTATCTGAATACCGGCAAGCGCTACGCGAAGATCAACGAGGCGTATTCCATCGGCGGGCCGGAGGGTGCGGTTTCCGCCCTCAACCGGAATCTGGATCTCGACATCCAGAACTACGCGACCTTCAACTGGAAGGCAGTCTATGATACGGTCGAGATGCTCGGCGGCGTCGAGGCGGACGTGACGAAGGGGGAGCTCAAGGAGATTAACGCCTATATCACGGAGACCGCGCTTGAGGCGGGGATCACGAAGAATCCGGCGGCGCACTATCTGAAGGAGACGGGGCAGCAGCATCTCGACGGGCTGCAGGCAGTGGCCTATGCGCGGCTCCGGCACGCGGATACCGACTTCAAGCGGACAGAACGGCAGCGGGCGATCATCCAGCAGCTTCTGGACAAGGCGAAGAAGGCGGATCTCGCGACCCTGACCTCCATTATCAATACCGTACTGCCGCAGATTTCCTTCAATATGGATGCGGGCGATATCCTGCAGCTCGCGAAGGGCGTCAGCCGCTATACGATCGTCGGCAGCACCGGCTTCCCGACCGACCTGAAGACCCAGATGATGGGAAAGAAGGGAGACTGCGTCATTCCGACGACGCTCGCCTCGAATGTGACGGCGCTGCACGCCTTTCTCTTCAATGACATGAACTATAACCCCTCCTCCGCGGTCTGGACCTACAGCCAGAAGATCGCCGAGGACAGCGGCAATTACAAGTCCAGCGCGGAGGCATCCGCGGCGGATAAGAAGGCGGCGGCGGATAAGGAGAGCCGTGAGGCGGAGAGCGCGAAGAAGGCTGCCGAGGAGGGCGGAACAGAGAGCAGCAAGGCGCATAAGGAGTCGGAGACCGACCGCTTCGGCAACGTGATCGAGACGACGAGGAAGTCCGGACTGCCGTATGAAACGGATGCGGACGGCAACCTCATCGAGGGGAGCCGCGGAGCGCACGAGACAGACCGGAACGGGAATCTGATCGATGCGGACGGCAATATCATCCGGGAAACGACCGCCTCCGGGAAGAACAGTACGAAGGAGAGCACGGCGAAGGAAACGACGAAGGAAGCGGAGCTGACCGCCGCGGATCCGGCGAACAGCCAGAGGGAGAGCGGCAGAGACCGCACGCCGGGAACGACGGAGCCGGAGACCGTAGCGCCGCGTCCGGGCACGAGCACGACGACGACCGCGGCTGCGCCCGTGAGCCCGGGCGGGAGTACGGCTGCTGCGGGAGCGAATGACGGGAACGGACCGGGGACTATCGTCGAGTAG
- a CDS encoding O-antigen ligase family protein — MRAAGKKGEKAGLAEKLAELYVLLMLGIFPLYARYGFLCDIAASFGIEWKGYYFDILSAKFGFFWKLTLLFLLLTVGALLYRRTGGKAADGAGQLPKSGKAAGASKTGVLPRCRAFWERLSGTDRFFAAFLLIHLLSMALSGYPYETWWGSLGRNMGVLMWLLLFGAYCMLTRLYRFRRWHLSVFLASMLLLELWGMTDFFHRDLFGFFREVEDWGAQQTFASSIGNINSYTALTGFAFSLSAVLFILESDWRARLLPFLGTAIGAAATIMGMSDNAVLSMGTALAAIPLLLLRTRDELRRYLLVLAVFFAAMRLSGWVTTLGLYLQAQEGDMGLLLRIGRTALSGYLAGGLLLLSLGLSAMEHFRGGDGQRTADKGDPLLRLLRRMLWVLLLIGPAAVIFVLWDANRGGHPALWAPYRGFLIFNRSWGTGRGLAWSMALDYFFREMPLWQKLLGYGPETYYIITMDHFRALMNAYGYGMFDNAHNEYLNLLLTVGLSGMLSYLGMLLCTIRQLLRNRAAASRAAAIALCAYSVQALVNFAVPFVLPLVLLVSWICLRAREG; from the coding sequence ATGAGAGCAGCAGGGAAAAAGGGAGAGAAGGCAGGACTTGCGGAGAAGCTGGCAGAGCTCTATGTCCTGCTCATGCTCGGCATCTTCCCGCTCTATGCCAGATACGGCTTCCTCTGCGATATCGCAGCGAGCTTCGGTATCGAGTGGAAGGGCTATTATTTTGACATCCTCTCGGCGAAGTTCGGCTTTTTCTGGAAGCTGACGCTCCTTTTCCTGCTTCTTACGGTGGGCGCGCTCCTGTACCGGCGGACCGGCGGGAAAGCCGCAGACGGCGCGGGGCAGCTCCCGAAATCAGGGAAAGCCGCAGGCGCTTCGAAAACAGGGGTGCTGCCGCGCTGCCGTGCATTCTGGGAGCGCCTCTCGGGAACAGATAGGTTCTTCGCCGCCTTCCTCCTGATCCATCTCCTCTCCATGGCGCTCTCCGGCTATCCCTATGAGACCTGGTGGGGCAGCCTCGGGCGGAACATGGGCGTGCTGATGTGGCTTTTGCTCTTCGGCGCATACTGCATGCTTACGCGGCTGTACCGCTTCCGCCGCTGGCATCTCTCCGTCTTTCTGGCTTCGATGCTCCTGCTCGAGCTCTGGGGCATGACGGACTTTTTCCACAGGGATCTCTTCGGCTTCTTCCGGGAGGTGGAGGACTGGGGCGCGCAGCAGACCTTCGCCTCGTCCATCGGAAATATCAATTCCTATACCGCGCTGACCGGCTTCGCGTTCTCGCTCTCGGCAGTGCTCTTCATCCTCGAATCGGACTGGAGAGCGCGGCTGCTCCCCTTCCTCGGCACAGCAATCGGCGCTGCTGCCACGATTATGGGGATGAGCGACAATGCGGTGCTTTCCATGGGGACGGCACTGGCAGCGATTCCGCTCCTCCTCCTCCGGACGCGGGACGAGCTTCGACGCTACCTCCTCGTGCTTGCCGTCTTCTTCGCGGCAATGCGGCTCTCCGGCTGGGTCACGACCCTCGGGCTGTATCTGCAGGCACAGGAGGGAGATATGGGCCTGCTGCTCCGGATCGGGCGGACGGCGCTCTCCGGCTATCTCGCAGGAGGGCTTCTCCTGCTGTCTCTCGGGCTCTCCGCCATGGAGCATTTCCGGGGAGGAGACGGGCAGAGGACGGCAGACAAGGGAGACCCGCTCCTGCGGCTTCTGCGCCGTATGCTCTGGGTGTTGCTTCTCATCGGGCCTGCCGCAGTCATTTTCGTGCTCTGGGACGCCAACAGAGGCGGACACCCTGCGCTCTGGGCGCCCTACAGGGGCTTCCTGATTTTCAACCGGAGCTGGGGCACCGGGAGAGGGCTCGCCTGGTCGATGGCACTTGACTATTTCTTCAGGGAAATGCCGCTCTGGCAGAAGCTGCTCGGCTATGGCCCCGAGACCTACTATATCATAACGATGGATCATTTCCGGGCGCTGATGAATGCCTATGGCTACGGCATGTTCGACAATGCACACAATGAGTACCTGAACCTCCTCCTGACGGTCGGTCTCTCCGGGATGCTCTCCTATCTCGGCATGCTGCTCTGCACGATCCGGCAGCTGCTCCGGAACCGTGCCGCAGCCTCCCGCGCCGCAGCGATCGCGCTCTGCGCCTACAGCGTGCAGGCGCTGGTAAACTTCGCCGTGCCCTTCGTCCTGCCGCTCGTCCTGCTCGTGAGCTGGATCTGCCTGCGGGCGCGGGAAGGGTAA
- a CDS encoding sodium-dependent transporter, whose amino-acid sequence MEKRESLGSRLGFILLSAGCAIGIGNVWRFPYITGQYGGGFFVLMYVVFLLLLGIPILTMEYAVGRASRQSILPALRRLEPAGSRWHLWGYAAMAGNYVLLFFYSVIAGWILYYAYRMASGSFVGAGTEEIEACFHGMMARPQILIGCMLLVVGITALVCSIGLKSSVEGITKRMMLALIAIMLLLGIRSLLLPGAGEGIRFYLRPSLAGIRKAGWGKVVYAALNQSFFTLSIGMGGMEIYGSYIDKKKSLAGEALIVTGLDTLVAIVSGLIIFPACFAYGIAPDSGPSLIFLTLPRVFGGMAGGRLWGTLFFVFLFFAALSTMIGVFENDQAFLIDLRGMKRRTAGVVNGVVIALLSIPCALGFNVWSAVQPLRPGGNIMDLEDFFVSNLCLPLGSFLFCLFCSSRFGWGFENYLREVNEGKGIKVPRVLGVYFRYVLPLLVGFLAFYGIFSYFWG is encoded by the coding sequence ATGGAAAAGAGGGAGAGCCTCGGCTCGCGGCTTGGCTTCATCCTGCTGTCTGCGGGATGTGCGATCGGGATCGGCAATGTATGGCGCTTTCCCTACATTACCGGGCAGTACGGCGGCGGCTTCTTTGTGCTGATGTATGTGGTCTTTCTGCTGCTGCTGGGGATCCCGATCCTGACGATGGAGTATGCGGTGGGCAGGGCGTCGCGGCAGAGCATTCTGCCGGCGCTTCGAAGGCTGGAGCCTGCGGGAAGCAGGTGGCATCTATGGGGCTATGCAGCAATGGCGGGCAACTATGTGCTGCTCTTCTTTTATTCCGTGATCGCCGGCTGGATCCTGTATTATGCGTACAGGATGGCGTCCGGCAGCTTCGTTGGCGCGGGCACGGAGGAGATCGAGGCATGCTTTCACGGAATGATGGCGAGACCGCAGATCCTGATCGGCTGTATGCTGCTCGTGGTGGGGATCACGGCGCTTGTGTGCAGCATCGGGCTGAAGAGCAGCGTCGAGGGTATTACGAAGCGGATGATGCTGGCGCTGATCGCGATCATGCTTTTGCTCGGCATCCGCAGCCTGCTGCTTCCGGGCGCAGGAGAGGGCATCCGCTTCTATCTGCGGCCGAGCCTTGCCGGCATCCGGAAGGCGGGCTGGGGCAAGGTCGTCTATGCGGCGCTCAACCAGAGCTTCTTCACGCTCAGCATCGGCATGGGCGGCATGGAGATCTACGGAAGCTATATTGACAAAAAGAAAAGCCTTGCCGGGGAGGCGCTGATCGTGACCGGACTGGATACGCTGGTGGCGATTGTGTCGGGGCTGATCATCTTTCCGGCGTGCTTCGCCTACGGGATTGCCCCAGACTCCGGTCCGAGCCTGATTTTCCTGACACTGCCGAGGGTCTTCGGCGGGATGGCGGGCGGCAGGCTCTGGGGGACGCTGTTTTTTGTCTTCCTTTTCTTCGCGGCGCTGTCCACAATGATCGGAGTCTTCGAGAACGATCAGGCATTTCTGATCGATCTGCGGGGCATGAAGCGGCGGACGGCGGGGGTGGTGAACGGCGTTGTCATTGCGCTGCTCTCAATCCCCTGTGCGCTGGGCTTCAATGTCTGGAGTGCGGTGCAGCCCCTCCGCCCCGGTGGGAATATCATGGATCTCGAGGATTTTTTCGTCAGCAATCTCTGCCTTCCCCTGGGTTCCTTCCTCTTCTGTCTATTCTGCAGCAGCCGCTTCGGCTGGGGCTTCGAGAATTACCTTCGGGAGGTCAATGAGGGGAAGGGGATCAAGGTTCCGCGGGTGCTCGGCGTGTATTTTCGTTATGTTCTGCCTCTGCTGGTGGGCTTCCTTGCCTTCTATGGGATTTTCAGCTATTTTTGGGGCTAG
- a CDS encoding uridine kinase family protein has product MEKSQTKQESGTARFEIAAEAVERLCAGRKSPLLVAIDGRTGAGKTTLAKYLRARFSCNLFHMDDFYLQGYQRTPERLREVGGNVDYERFREEVLIPVLRGETVHYQPFNYLTMDFDLSYARRISPKRLNLIEGTYSMHPYFGDPYDLRIFMDVEYAVQLRNVIDREGTAELDDYIDKWIPKTDRYLERFGIEERCEIRIRFPSGE; this is encoded by the coding sequence ATGGAGAAAAGTCAGACAAAGCAGGAAAGCGGCACGGCGCGCTTCGAGATAGCGGCAGAGGCGGTCGAGCGGCTCTGTGCGGGGAGGAAAAGTCCGCTTCTGGTCGCCATTGACGGCAGAACCGGAGCCGGAAAAACGACACTCGCGAAGTACCTTCGGGCACGGTTTTCCTGCAATCTCTTCCACATGGACGACTTTTATTTACAGGGCTATCAGAGGACGCCGGAGCGGCTTCGGGAGGTCGGAGGGAATGTGGACTATGAACGTTTCCGGGAGGAGGTTCTGATTCCGGTGCTGCGGGGGGAGACGGTGCATTACCAGCCCTTCAATTATCTGACGATGGACTTCGATCTGTCCTATGCGAGGAGGATTTCGCCGAAACGCCTGAACCTGATCGAGGGGACGTATTCGATGCACCCCTACTTCGGAGATCCCTACGACCTCCGGATCTTCATGGATGTCGAGTATGCGGTGCAGCTTCGGAATGTCATCGACCGTGAGGGAACCGCGGAGCTGGACGACTATATCGATAAGTGGATCCCGAAGACAGACCGTTATCTGGAGCGCTTCGGGATCGAGGAGAGATGCGAGATCCGTATCCGCTTCCCATCAGGGGAATGA
- a CDS encoding YjjG family noncanonical pyrimidine nucleotidase, which translates to MITTILWDIDNTLLDFQAAERTALAACFETARFGALTEELLRRYTEINRRCWERLERGELEKPRALIGRFEDFFAECGFPVERAAAFNEEYQRRLGDTCVFMDDAGELLRRLKERGYRQYAATNGTLTAQERKLRNSGLDRILDGAFISDRIGYEKPTDGFFEHIFRTLRGVPAEEMLLVGDSLTSDIRGGVLHGIRAAWYNPKRLPNESGILPDAELGNLWEVWGLL; encoded by the coding sequence ATGATTACGACGATTCTGTGGGATATCGACAATACCCTGCTGGACTTTCAGGCTGCGGAGCGCACGGCGCTCGCAGCCTGTTTTGAAACGGCGCGCTTCGGGGCGCTCACGGAGGAGCTGCTTCGGCGCTACACGGAGATCAATCGGCGCTGCTGGGAACGGCTGGAGAGAGGCGAGCTCGAGAAGCCGCGGGCGCTGATCGGGAGATTCGAGGATTTCTTCGCGGAATGCGGGTTCCCTGTAGAACGCGCCGCGGCGTTCAATGAAGAATATCAGCGGCGTCTCGGCGATACCTGCGTCTTCATGGACGATGCGGGAGAGCTTTTGCGGAGGCTGAAGGAGCGCGGCTATCGGCAGTACGCCGCAACCAACGGTACGCTGACCGCACAGGAGCGGAAGCTGCGGAATTCCGGACTGGATCGAATTCTGGACGGCGCCTTCATTTCCGACCGGATCGGCTATGAGAAGCCGACGGATGGCTTCTTCGAGCATATTTTCCGCACACTGAGGGGCGTTCCGGCGGAGGAAATGCTGCTCGTCGGCGACTCCCTCACGAGTGATATCCGGGGCGGTGTGCTGCATGGGATCCGTGCTGCATGGTACAACCCGAAGCGGCTGCCGAATGAGAGCGGCATCCTGCCGGATGCGGAGCTTGGAAATCTCTGGGAAGTCTGGGGGCTTCTGTAG
- a CDS encoding desulfoferrodoxin family protein, with protein sequence MLFYRCSRCGNFITFLTEKTAVTPVCCGETMTELTANTTDAAQEKHVPVLERSGNTVTVRVGSAAHPMLDAHYIRFIILETNKGYQKRDLKPNEAPCAVFALAEGEEPTAAYEYCNLHGLWRAEL encoded by the coding sequence ATGTTATTCTACAGATGCAGCCGCTGCGGCAATTTCATTACCTTTCTGACGGAGAAGACGGCAGTGACGCCGGTATGCTGCGGGGAAACCATGACGGAGCTCACGGCGAATACGACAGATGCGGCGCAGGAGAAGCATGTTCCGGTGCTGGAGCGGAGCGGGAATACGGTGACCGTGAGAGTCGGCTCGGCTGCGCATCCTATGCTTGACGCACACTATATCCGGTTTATTATCCTGGAAACGAACAAGGGGTACCAGAAGAGAGACCTTAAGCCGAATGAGGCGCCCTGCGCAGTGTTTGCGCTGGCAGAGGGAGAGGAGCCGACAGCGGCATATGAGTACTGCAATCTTCATGGGCTCTGGAGGGCGGAGCTTTAA
- a CDS encoding undecaprenyl-phosphate glucose phosphotransferase, with protein sequence MIKDMQKQLNRLHVLLDALTLALSYLLAWYILIKTRIFPEGHGVLPARVYFTALLPIVPAYLLLYWIFRLYVPKRTVSKRRELWHILQSNLTGLLLITSVLFIFRKSGYFSNFSTRMIAAFAVFNTVLLTVERFGIRFLLSNLRRRGFNQKHIILVGFSDVSDRFIDACRRNPDWGYHIYGIVDDLTECGSAYRDIRVIGRISDLEGLLSHNTIDEIVITLPLAAYGKLAGIVSVCEKSGVHTKFIPDYLNVIHSRPVPEDMDGLPVVNIRNVPLTEPQKALMKRLVDIAGALFGILLFSPLMLLTAICVRLSSPGPIIFRQERVGLHNKPFMMYKFRSMVQQSPEDERRGWTTPHDPRVTRIGRFIRRTSIDEFPQFFNVLLGDMSLVGPRPERTQFVEMFKEEIPRYMVKHQVRPGLTGWAQVNGLRGDTSIHERVRYDLWYIENWTMGLDIRILFMTVWKGFVNKNAY encoded by the coding sequence ATGATTAAGGATATGCAAAAACAACTGAACCGGCTTCATGTTCTGCTGGACGCGCTGACGCTGGCACTCTCCTACCTGCTGGCGTGGTATATCTTGATAAAAACCCGGATCTTCCCGGAGGGGCACGGCGTCCTTCCTGCCCGGGTTTATTTTACTGCTCTCCTGCCGATCGTTCCTGCCTACCTGCTTCTCTATTGGATCTTCCGGCTCTATGTCCCGAAGCGGACGGTTTCGAAACGGCGGGAGCTCTGGCATATCCTGCAGTCGAATCTCACAGGGCTCCTGCTTATCACCTCGGTGCTCTTCATCTTCCGGAAATCCGGCTATTTCAGCAACTTCAGTACGCGGATGATCGCCGCCTTCGCGGTATTCAATACCGTGCTGCTCACGGTGGAGCGCTTCGGCATCCGCTTCCTTCTCTCGAACCTCCGGCGGCGGGGCTTCAATCAGAAGCACATCATCCTGGTCGGCTTCTCGGATGTCTCGGATCGCTTCATCGACGCCTGCCGCAGAAATCCGGACTGGGGCTATCACATCTACGGCATCGTAGACGACCTGACCGAGTGCGGCAGTGCCTACCGGGATATCCGTGTGATCGGGCGGATCTCGGATCTCGAGGGGCTGCTCTCGCACAATACCATCGACGAGATCGTCATTACCCTGCCGCTCGCGGCATACGGCAAGCTTGCCGGCATTGTCTCGGTCTGTGAGAAGTCCGGCGTGCATACGAAGTTCATCCCGGACTATCTGAATGTCATCCATTCCAGACCGGTGCCGGAGGATATGGACGGGCTTCCGGTCGTGAATATCCGGAATGTCCCGCTGACCGAGCCGCAGAAGGCATTGATGAAGCGGCTGGTGGATATCGCCGGCGCGCTCTTCGGCATTCTCCTCTTCAGCCCGCTCATGCTGCTCACGGCAATCTGCGTGCGGCTGAGCTCGCCGGGGCCGATCATCTTCAGGCAGGAGCGGGTCGGGCTGCATAACAAGCCTTTCATGATGTATAAGTTCCGCTCCATGGTGCAGCAGAGTCCGGAGGATGAGAGGAGGGGCTGGACGACGCCCCATGATCCGCGGGTGACACGGATCGGCAGATTCATCCGGCGTACCTCCATTGATGAATTCCCCCAGTTCTTCAATGTGCTGCTGGGCGATATGTCCCTCGTGGGACCGCGGCCCGAGCGGACACAGTTCGTCGAGATGTTCAAGGAGGAAATCCCGCGCTACATGGTCAAGCACCAGGTGCGCCCGGGGCTGACCGGCTGGGCGCAGGTCAACGGGCTGCGCGGGGACACCTCGATCCATGAGAGGGTGCGCTACGATCTCTGGTATATCGAAAACTGGACGATGGGACTTGACATCCGAATCCTGTTTATGACAGTATGGAAAGGCTTTGTGAATAAAAACGCTTACTGA